The Canis lupus familiaris isolate Mischka breed German Shepherd chromosome X, alternate assembly UU_Cfam_GSD_1.0, whole genome shotgun sequence genome has a segment encoding these proteins:
- the TLR8 gene encoding LOW QUALITY PROTEIN: toll-like receptor 8 (The sequence of the model RefSeq protein was modified relative to this genomic sequence to represent the inferred CDS: deleted 1 base in 1 codon): protein MSPRSLVLTCLFLLISDSYEFVTKANYSRSYPCDERRQNGSVIAECNGRRLQEVPQTVGKYVTVLDLSDNYITHITNESFHGLQNLTKINLNHNANPQHLSENPDNKNGMNITDGAFLNLQNLNQLLLEDNQLYQIPAGLPGSLKELSLIQNNIIWVTKKNTSGLTNLERLYLSWNCYFGNNCNNKTFNIEDGTFESLTNLEVLSLSFNKLVHVPPKLPSSLKELYLSNAKIKIISQEDFKGLRNLRVLDLSGNCPRCFNAPFPCTPCEGGASIQIHPLAFQTLTELRYLNLSSTSLRKIPATWFDNMRNLKVLHLEFNYLVDEIASGEFLTKLPVLEILDLSYNYVKAKYPKYINISHNFSSLKLLQALHLRGYVFQELRAGDFEPLMGLSNLKTINLGVNFIKQINFTLFQNFPNLSIIYLSENRISPLVNDIRQNEVNGSSSQRHVLKPRSADMEFDPHSNFYHNTHPLIKPQCTVYGKALDLSLNSIFFIGREQFEAFHDIACLNLSSNGNGQVLHGNEFSAVPHIKYLDLTNNRLDFDDDNALSDLPELEVLDLSYNAHYFRIAGVTHRLGFIQNLTQLKVLNLSHNSIYTLTEQDLRSVSLEELVFSGNRLDILWNAEGDKYWKIFTRLRNLTRLDLSLNNLRRIPNEAFLNLPQSLTQLYIKNNALNFFNWTLLQEFPRLQVLDLSGNRLSSITNSLSKFTSSLQTLLLHRNRISHLPASFLSEASSLIHLDLSSNLLKMINKSTLQTKTNTSLAILELGRNPFDCTCDIGDFRRWMDENLNVTIPRLTDVICSSPGDQRGKSIVSLELTTCISDTLAAVLCIFTSFITVTVMLAALGHHWFYWDVWFIYHVCLAKVKGYRSVSTSQTFYDAYVSYDTKDASVTDWVINELRFHLEESEGKNVLLCLEERDWDPGLAIIDNLMQSINQSKKTIFVLTKEYAQNWNFKTAFYLALQRLMDENMDVIIFILLEPVLQHSQYLRLRQRICKSSILQWPDNPKAEGLFWQSLKNVVLTENDSRYNNLYVDSIKQY, encoded by the exons ATGAGCCCTCGGTCTTTGGTTCTGACCTGCCTTTTCTTGCTCATCTCTGACTCCTATGAGTTCGTCACCAAAGCAAATTATTCTAGAAGCTATCCTTGTGACGAGAGAAGACAGAATGGCTCTGTTATTGCAGAGTGCAACGGTCGTCGACTTCAAGAAGTTCCCCAAACAGTGGGCAAGTACGTGACAGTGCTAGACCTGTCTGATAATTACATCACACACATAACAAACGAATCATTCCACGGGCTGCAAAATCTCACTAAGATCAATCTAAATCACAACGCCAACCCACAGCACCTGAGTGAAAATCCTGATAACAAAAATGGCATGAATATCACAGATGGGGCATTCCTCAACCTACAAAACCTAAACCAGTTACTCCTTGAAGACAACCAGTTATACCAAATACCGGCTGGCTTGCCAGGGTCTTTGAAGGAACTTAGCCTGATTCAGAACAACATCATCTGGGTAACGAAAAAGAATACGTCTGGGCTCACGAATCTGGAAAGGCTCTATTTGAGCTGGAATTGCTATTTTGGCAACAACTGTAACAACAAAACTTTCAACATAGAAGACGGAACATTTGAAAGTCTTACGAATTTGGAGGTGCTGTCCCTGTCCTTTAATAAGCTTGTCCATGTGCCCCCGAAACTGCCAAGCTCCCTGAAGGAACTTTATCTTAGCAACGCCAAGATTAAAATCATCAGTCAGGAAGATTTCAAGGGATTGAGAAATTTAAGAGTCCTGGATTTAAGCGGGAACTGTCCGAGGTGCTTCAATGCCCCATTTCCCTGTACACCTTGTGAGGGAGGCGCTTCAATTCAGATCCATCCTCTTGCTTTTCAAACCCTGACGGAGCTTCGCTACCTAAACCTCTCTAGCACTTCCCTCCGGAAGATTCCTGCAACGTGGTTTGACAACATGCGTAACCTGAAGGTACTGCATCTGGAATTCAATTATTTAGTTGACGAAATAGCCTCCGGGGAATTTTTGACGAAGCTGCCCGTCTTGGAAATACTTGACTTATCTTATAACTACGTAAAGGCGAAATATcccaaatatattaatatttcccACAACTTTTCTAGCCTGAAGTTGCTCCAGGCGTTGCACTTAAGAGGTTACGTATTCCAGGAACTTAGAGCGGGAGACTTCGAGCCCCTGATGGGTCTCTCAAATCTAAAGACTATCAACTTGGGTGTCAACTTTATTAAGCAAATTAATTTTACCCTTTTCCAAAATTTCCCCAACCTCTCCATCATTTACTTGTCAGAAAACAGAATATCACCCTTGGTAAATGATATCCGGCAGAATGAAGTAAAT GGTTCCTCTTCTCAAAGGCATGTCCTTAAGCCACGCTCAGCGGATATGGAGTTTGACCCACACTCAAATTTTTATCATAACACCCATCCTTTAATAAAGCCACAATGTACAGTTTATGGCAAAGCCTTAGATTTAAGCCTGAACAGTATTTTCTTCATCGGGCGAGAGCAATTTGAAGCTTTTCATGACATCGCCTGCTTAAATCTGTCTTCGAACGGCAACGGTCAAGTGTTACATGGAAATGAATTTTCAGCGGTGCCGCATATCAAATATTTGGATTTGACAAACAACAGACTAGACTTTGACGATGACAATGCGCTCAGTGATCTGCCCGAGTTAGAAGTTCTGGATCTCAGCTACAATGCACACTACTTCCGAATAGCAGGGGTGACGCACCGCCTAGGATTTATTCAAAACTTAACACAACTGAAAGTCTTAAACTTGAGCCACAACAGCATCTACACTTTAACGGAGCAAGACCTGAGAAGCGTGTCCCTGGAAGAATTAGTTTTCAGTGGAAACCGCCTTGACATTTTGTGGAATGCCGAAGGTGACAAGTACTGGAAAATTTTTACACGTCTCAGGAATCTGACACGGCTCGATCTATCCTTAAACAACCTCCGGCGCATCCCGAACGAAGCTTTCCTGAACCTGCCCCAGAGTCTCACCCAACTGTACATAAAAAATAACGCTTTAAATTTCTTTAACTGGACGTTACTCCAGGAGTTTCCACGTCTCCAGGTGCTGGACTTGAGTGGAAACAGGCTGTCCTCTATAACCAACAGCCTCTCCAAATTCACGTCTTCCCTGCAGACGCTGCTACTTCACCGAAACAGGATTTCCCACCTGCCCGCCAGCTTTCTTTCTGAAGCCAGCAGTCTGATTCACCTCGACCTGAGCTCCAACCTGCTGAAGATGATCAACAAATCCACGCTGCAAACTAAGACCAACACCAGTTTAGCCATTCTGGAACTAGGTAGAAACCCTTTTGACTGTACTTGCGACATTGGAGATTTTcgaagatggatggatgaaaatcTGAATGTCACCATCCCTAGGTTGACAGACGTCATCTGCTCTAGTCCCGGGGATCAAAGGGGGAAGAGCATTGTGAGTCTGGAGCTAACAACTTGTATTTCGGATACCCTCGCGGCGGTGCTGTGTATCTTCACGTCCTTTATCACCGTCACCGTCATGTTGGCTGCCTTGGGTCACCATTGGTTTTATTGGGATGTCTGGTTTATCTATCACGTGTGCTTGGCTAAGGTAAAAGGCTACAGGTCTGTTTCCACGTCCCAAACTTTCTACGACGCCTATGTTTCTTATGACACCAAAGATGCCTCTGTTACTGACTGGGTGATAAATGAGCTGCGCTTCCACCTAGAAGAGAGTGAAGGGAAAAATGTGCTCCTCTGTTTAGAGGAGAGAGATTGGGACCCGGGATTAGCCATCATCGATAACCTCATGCAGAGCATAAACCAAAGCAAGAAAACCATATTCGTCTTAACCAAAGAATACGCCCAAAACTGGAACTTTAAAACGGCGTTCTACTTGGCCTTGCAGCGGCTCATGGATGAGAATATGGATGTGATCATATTTATTTTGCTGGAGCCAGTGTTACAGCATTCTCAGTATCTGAGGCTGCGGCAGAGGATCTGCAAGAGCTCCATCCTTCAATGGCCTGACAACCCCAAGGCGGAAGGCTTGTTTTGGCAAAGTCTGAAAAACGTGGTCTTAACTGAAAACGATTCACGGTATAACAATTTGTACGTTGATTCCATTAAGCAATACTAA